One window from the genome of Elaeis guineensis isolate ETL-2024a chromosome 5, EG11, whole genome shotgun sequence encodes:
- the LOC105045719 gene encoding zinc finger protein ZAT11 → MKRFRFGGEEEVESMNMANVLMLLSRGGGGEESEHTAQASPSRVFECKTCNRQFPSFQALGGHRASHKKPRLTAEGQLQGGLAKPRVHECSICGLEFAIGQALGGHMRRHRAATEGFGHGLAEKKPEGRRVLSLDLNLPPSENDIECRGKIGFGMEIVDKIRMVDCLN, encoded by the coding sequence ATGAAGAGATTTAGAttcggaggagaagaagaagtggAGAGCATGAACATGGCGAATGTATTGATGCTGCTCTCTCGAGGCGGCGGCGGGGAAGAGAGCGAGCACACAGCGCAGGCATCGCCGAGCCGAGTGTTCGAGTGCAAGACTTGCAACCGCCAGTTCCCTTCGTTCCAAGCGCTGGGTGGCCACCGGGCGAGTCACAAGAAGCCAAGGCTGACGGCGGAGGGCCAGCTGCAGGGCGGGCTCGCGAAGCCCAGGGTCCACGAGTGCTCCATATGCGGGCTCGAGTTCGCCATCGGGCAGGCCTTGGGAGGCCACATGAGGCGGCACCGGGCGGCGACGGAGGGGTTTGGCCATGGGCTTGCGGAGAAGAAGCCCGAGGGACGGAGGGTGCTGTCTTTGGATCTGAACTTGCCGCCGTCGGAGAACGATATCGAGTGCCGCGGGAAGATAGGTTTTGGGATGGAGATTGTAGATAAGATTCGTATGGTGGATTGTTTGAATTGA